Proteins encoded together in one Bactrocera neohumeralis isolate Rockhampton chromosome 4, APGP_CSIRO_Bneo_wtdbg2-racon-allhic-juicebox.fasta_v2, whole genome shotgun sequence window:
- the LOC126754764 gene encoding apoptosis-stimulating of p53 protein 2 isoform X1: MLTCVCRPVSGNLPKMPPTMMPAPKPPRNAIAITGLGVTPTVVVTAEPKMNVPGRLTSAELRAMALRQQQQIDSQHQLLATKEQRLRFLKSQEVRNAVASAEGERLRRLRERVEAQESKLRRLRALRGQVDLQKTYNVTLSNDLDSIRALFSEKEKELSLAVAKVEALTRQLEDLRRDRRCPINLLSNGNNNGNAQPLPPQASRELEKLRRELVYRNQLSLQQDARLHLQREALQQRQAELRSVDQRIYELQTRLQRKKAANIQNNTQNQNQLHIPPHELHQQQQHQQQQQQQKHQPLQQSASQQQSQPSPTQAYSKPHINVAYNQQQQSAHHHKPSGVAALKQQLLQKQANNLLTTTQQQQNASKFPNIITREQNRNIPRGNVAAVEPYIHTPHKTAGGAYLGAGNILKHAAATANTNQQNQLIQDLTHMKHNITAATHSPQGGAPHNGTNTANAQTFFSGESDESKLAKKMLTASLAAAKAAEPTKPVEVDTSMHIYAEVGPKKRDLQKAAETAKAAEAAARAAEAAAIASTSGNGAATTTAITTTGSKIPKSISSSTSATVLISKLNSATAASRDARTELERRCEGAASEALTEKHSQQQQQLTVHSMPLGAANKSLATAVAHTSATTSITTTNTASAEGAHTKPKPLQAHTASGLAIPPRKPISSVAPTSVTSSIPKMVPISPKVNRVAPNVVAATSTATISAAAAAANAAYPDRPALPPKPSKMSPTEHASEHNASAASNAQATTTPATSMLKKPAVHAASIATAAASELQQATQGLQTLNINDNLPIKAKPLTIRKQPMCEQPRLKLSSNVPKPPLQTARKMDMPAASSFLYPADGSQRGERGKDAQDNSNNNNNGNRSTVSGSITSSAASSPEQLPQYSLPQVPPPATSAPTTQSQHSPNSNSQTSSSLDELDKIEHHSEGVSGIESTTDANGMKRRALSTGSAPTSSSLSSASTGNGKPKLARRVSFDPLALLLDASLEGELELVKKTAMQVANPSAANDEGITALHNAICAGHFDIVKFLVEFGCDVNAQDSDGWTPLHCAASCNNLSMVKFLVENGACLFASTLSDHETPAEKCEEDEEGFDGCSEYLYSIQEKLGILHNGEVYAVFSYDAQNSDELTFQVNDRLIILRKGDDAESEWWWAKNASDEEGYVPRNLLGLYPRVPPQTSNFND, translated from the exons ATGCTAACCTGCGTGTGTCGTCCCGTCTCCGGTAATTTGCCGAAAATGCCGCCGACAATGATGCCCGCACCGAAGCCGCCACGCAACGCCATCGCCATTACCGGCCTGGGTGTGACGCCCACTGTGGTGGTGACAGCGGAACCCAAAATGAAC GTGCCTGGCAGGCTGACATCAGCCGAATTACGGGCGATGGCAttgcgacaacaacagcaaatcgACTCGCAACACCAGCTGTTGGCCACCAAGGAGCAGCGCTTGCGTTTCCTCAAATCGCAGGAGGTGCGGAATGCGGTCGCCAGCGCCGAAGGTGAGCGCCTGCGACGTTTGCGGGAGCGCGTCGAGGCGCAGGAATCCAAATTGCGGCGACTGAGAGCGCTGCGAGGTCAAGTGGACTTACAGAAGACTTACAATGTTACGCTGA GCAACGATCTGGACTCAATTCGTGCGCTCTTCAGCGAGAAGGAGAAAGAGCTTAGTTTGGCGGTGGCGAAAGTGGAAGCGCTCACACGACAGCTAGAAGATTTACGACGCGATCGACGCTGCCCCATAAACCTGCTATCAAACGGCAATAATAATGGCAACGCGCAACCGCTGCCACCACAAGCATCACGGGAACTCGAAAAGCTGCGACGAGAGTTGGTG TATCGCAATCAATTGTCGCTGCAGCAGGATGCGCGCCTGCATCTACAGCGCGAGGCGCTGCAACAACGACAAGCTGAATTGCGCTCCGTTGACCAGCGCATCTATGAGCTACAGACGCGCCTGCAACGCAAGAAGGCCGCCAATATACAAAACAACacgcaaaatcaaaatcaactgCATATACCACCGCATGAGCTgcatcaacagcagcagcaccagcaacagcagcaacaacaaaaacatcagCCGCTTCAACAAAGCGCGTCACAGCAACAGTCACAGCCATCGCCGACGCAGGCATACAGCAAACCGCACATCAATGTTGCCTACAACCAACAGCAGCAGAGCGCGCACCATCACAAACCAAGCGGTGTGGCAGCGCTCAAGCAGCAGTTGCTGCAAAAGCAAGCGAACAATCTGTTGACCACAACGCAGCAACAGCAGAACGCCTCGAAATTCCCGAATATCATCACACGCGAGCAGAATCGAAACATACCGCGCGGCAATGTCGCCGCGGTGGagccatacatacacacgccGCACAAGACGGCTGGCGGTGCCTACTTGGGCGCGGGTAATATACTAAAGCACGCCGCGGCAACGGCCAATACGAATCAGCAAAATCAGCTGATACAGGATTTGACACACATGAAGCACAACATAACTGCCGCCACGCACAGTCCACAAGGCGGCGCGCCTCACAATGGCACAAACACCGCAAACGCGCAAACATTCTTCAGCGGCGAGAGCGACGAATCAAAGTTGGCGAAGAAAATGCTGACAGCGTCTTTGGCTGCCGCCAAGGCCGCGGAACCAACGAAACCCGTAGAGGTGGACACATCGATGCACATCTACGCCGAGGTGGGTCCGAAGAAGCGGGATCTGCAGAAAGCAGCAGAGACGGCCAAAGCGGCGGAAGCTGCCGCGCGTGCTGCGGAAGCGGCAGCGATTGCTTCAACAAGCGGAAATGGCGCCGCCACCACCACTGCCATTACAACCACCGGCAGTAAAATACCGAAAAGCATCAGTTCCTCCACCTCAGCGACCGTTTTGATTAGCAAACTGAATAGCGCAACTGCAGCCTCCAGGGACGCGCGCACCGAATTGGAACGAAGATGCGAAGGTGCGGCGAGCGAAGCACTAACCGAGAAACACagtcagcaacagcaacagttgACTGTGCATAGCATGCCGCTGGGCGCTGCCAATAAGTCGCTTGCCACTGCTGTGGCGCACACGAGTGCAACAACGTCTATAACAACAACGAACACAGCAAGTGCTGAAGGCGCGCATACGAAGCCGAAACCACTGCAAGCGCATACAGCCAGCGGTCTGGCAATACCGCCGCGTAAGCCAATTAGCAGCGTGGCGCCCACATCGGTGACTAGCTCCATACCGAAAATGGTGCCCATTAGTCCTAAGGTGAATCGCGTTGCGCCCAATGTCGTGGCAGCCACCTCGACTGCAACAATAAGtgcagcggcggcagcagcaaaCGCCGCATACCCAGATCGGCCGGCGCTGCCTCCAAAACCAAGCAAAATGTCGCCCACAGAGCACGCGAGTGAACACAATGCAAGCGCTGCGTCAAATGCGCAAGCTACAACAACGCCAGCAACATCAATGCTGAAAAAGCCCGCCGTACACGCCGCGTCAATAGCAACAGCCGCGGCAAGTGAATTGCAACAAGCCACGCAGGGCCTGCAAACGCTCAATATAAATGATAATCTGCCGATTAAGGCGAAACCGCTGACAATACGCAAGCAACCCATGTGCGAGCAACCGCGCCTCAAGCTGAGCAGCAATGTGCCCAAGCCACCGTTGCAAACCGCGCGCAAAATGGATATGCCAGCCGCATCATCGTTCCTCTACCCCGCGGATGGTAGTCAACGCGGCGAACGCGGCAAAGATGCGCAAGAtaacagtaataacaacaataatggtAATCGCTCAACTGTCTCAGGCAGCATCACTTCATCGGCCGCCTCGTCGCCGGAACAGCTGCCGCAGTATTCGCTGCCACAAGTGCCGCCGCCAGCAACCAGTGCGCCAACGACACAGTCACAGCATTCGCCAAACAGCAATTCGCAGACGAGCTCCAGCTTAGACGAGCTGGATAAGATTGAGCACCACAGCGAGGGCGTGAGCGGCATTGAATCCACCACCGATGCAAATGGTATGAAGCGACGCGCCTTATCCACCGGTAGCGCACCAACATCTTCTTCACTATCATCTGCGTCCACCGGCAATGGCAAACCAAAATTGGCGCGTCGTGTGAGCTTCGATCCGCTCGCCTTACTGCTGGACGCCAGTCTCGAGGGTGAACTGGAACTGGTGAAGAAGACCGCAATGCAAGTGGCGAATCCCAGCGCGGCCAATGATGAAGGCATCACCGCACTGCACAACGCCATCTGCGCGGGTCACTTCGACATAGTCAA ATTTCTCGTTGAATTTGGCTGCGATGTCAACGCACAAGATTCCGATGGCTGGACGCCATTACATTGCGCCGCCAGCTGTAACAACTTATCTATGGTGAAATTCTTGGTCGAAAATGGCGCTTGTCTATTCGCCTCGACGCTGTCGGATCATGAAACACCGGCGGAGAAATGCGAAGAAGATGAGGAGGGTTTCGATGGCTGCTCTGAGTATTTATACA GTATTCAAGAGAAACTCGGTATACTTCATAATGGCGAAGTGTATGCGGTATTCTCGTATGATGCTCAAAATAGCGACGAACTAACATTTCAAGTCAACGATCGTCTGATTATTCTGCGTAAGGGCGACGATGCCGAAAGTGAATGGTGGTGGGCCAAGAATGCGAGCGATGAGGAGGGTTATGTGCCCAGAAATCTGTTGGGG
- the LOC126754764 gene encoding apoptosis-stimulating of p53 protein 2 isoform X2: protein MKEPTNNLDDIVPGRLTSAELRAMALRQQQQIDSQHQLLATKEQRLRFLKSQEVRNAVASAEGERLRRLRERVEAQESKLRRLRALRGQVDLQKTYNVTLSNDLDSIRALFSEKEKELSLAVAKVEALTRQLEDLRRDRRCPINLLSNGNNNGNAQPLPPQASRELEKLRRELVYRNQLSLQQDARLHLQREALQQRQAELRSVDQRIYELQTRLQRKKAANIQNNTQNQNQLHIPPHELHQQQQHQQQQQQQKHQPLQQSASQQQSQPSPTQAYSKPHINVAYNQQQQSAHHHKPSGVAALKQQLLQKQANNLLTTTQQQQNASKFPNIITREQNRNIPRGNVAAVEPYIHTPHKTAGGAYLGAGNILKHAAATANTNQQNQLIQDLTHMKHNITAATHSPQGGAPHNGTNTANAQTFFSGESDESKLAKKMLTASLAAAKAAEPTKPVEVDTSMHIYAEVGPKKRDLQKAAETAKAAEAAARAAEAAAIASTSGNGAATTTAITTTGSKIPKSISSSTSATVLISKLNSATAASRDARTELERRCEGAASEALTEKHSQQQQQLTVHSMPLGAANKSLATAVAHTSATTSITTTNTASAEGAHTKPKPLQAHTASGLAIPPRKPISSVAPTSVTSSIPKMVPISPKVNRVAPNVVAATSTATISAAAAAANAAYPDRPALPPKPSKMSPTEHASEHNASAASNAQATTTPATSMLKKPAVHAASIATAAASELQQATQGLQTLNINDNLPIKAKPLTIRKQPMCEQPRLKLSSNVPKPPLQTARKMDMPAASSFLYPADGSQRGERGKDAQDNSNNNNNGNRSTVSGSITSSAASSPEQLPQYSLPQVPPPATSAPTTQSQHSPNSNSQTSSSLDELDKIEHHSEGVSGIESTTDANGMKRRALSTGSAPTSSSLSSASTGNGKPKLARRVSFDPLALLLDASLEGELELVKKTAMQVANPSAANDEGITALHNAICAGHFDIVKFLVEFGCDVNAQDSDGWTPLHCAASCNNLSMVKFLVENGACLFASTLSDHETPAEKCEEDEEGFDGCSEYLYSIQEKLGILHNGEVYAVFSYDAQNSDELTFQVNDRLIILRKGDDAESEWWWAKNASDEEGYVPRNLLGLYPRVPPQTSNFND from the exons GTGCCTGGCAGGCTGACATCAGCCGAATTACGGGCGATGGCAttgcgacaacaacagcaaatcgACTCGCAACACCAGCTGTTGGCCACCAAGGAGCAGCGCTTGCGTTTCCTCAAATCGCAGGAGGTGCGGAATGCGGTCGCCAGCGCCGAAGGTGAGCGCCTGCGACGTTTGCGGGAGCGCGTCGAGGCGCAGGAATCCAAATTGCGGCGACTGAGAGCGCTGCGAGGTCAAGTGGACTTACAGAAGACTTACAATGTTACGCTGA GCAACGATCTGGACTCAATTCGTGCGCTCTTCAGCGAGAAGGAGAAAGAGCTTAGTTTGGCGGTGGCGAAAGTGGAAGCGCTCACACGACAGCTAGAAGATTTACGACGCGATCGACGCTGCCCCATAAACCTGCTATCAAACGGCAATAATAATGGCAACGCGCAACCGCTGCCACCACAAGCATCACGGGAACTCGAAAAGCTGCGACGAGAGTTGGTG TATCGCAATCAATTGTCGCTGCAGCAGGATGCGCGCCTGCATCTACAGCGCGAGGCGCTGCAACAACGACAAGCTGAATTGCGCTCCGTTGACCAGCGCATCTATGAGCTACAGACGCGCCTGCAACGCAAGAAGGCCGCCAATATACAAAACAACacgcaaaatcaaaatcaactgCATATACCACCGCATGAGCTgcatcaacagcagcagcaccagcaacagcagcaacaacaaaaacatcagCCGCTTCAACAAAGCGCGTCACAGCAACAGTCACAGCCATCGCCGACGCAGGCATACAGCAAACCGCACATCAATGTTGCCTACAACCAACAGCAGCAGAGCGCGCACCATCACAAACCAAGCGGTGTGGCAGCGCTCAAGCAGCAGTTGCTGCAAAAGCAAGCGAACAATCTGTTGACCACAACGCAGCAACAGCAGAACGCCTCGAAATTCCCGAATATCATCACACGCGAGCAGAATCGAAACATACCGCGCGGCAATGTCGCCGCGGTGGagccatacatacacacgccGCACAAGACGGCTGGCGGTGCCTACTTGGGCGCGGGTAATATACTAAAGCACGCCGCGGCAACGGCCAATACGAATCAGCAAAATCAGCTGATACAGGATTTGACACACATGAAGCACAACATAACTGCCGCCACGCACAGTCCACAAGGCGGCGCGCCTCACAATGGCACAAACACCGCAAACGCGCAAACATTCTTCAGCGGCGAGAGCGACGAATCAAAGTTGGCGAAGAAAATGCTGACAGCGTCTTTGGCTGCCGCCAAGGCCGCGGAACCAACGAAACCCGTAGAGGTGGACACATCGATGCACATCTACGCCGAGGTGGGTCCGAAGAAGCGGGATCTGCAGAAAGCAGCAGAGACGGCCAAAGCGGCGGAAGCTGCCGCGCGTGCTGCGGAAGCGGCAGCGATTGCTTCAACAAGCGGAAATGGCGCCGCCACCACCACTGCCATTACAACCACCGGCAGTAAAATACCGAAAAGCATCAGTTCCTCCACCTCAGCGACCGTTTTGATTAGCAAACTGAATAGCGCAACTGCAGCCTCCAGGGACGCGCGCACCGAATTGGAACGAAGATGCGAAGGTGCGGCGAGCGAAGCACTAACCGAGAAACACagtcagcaacagcaacagttgACTGTGCATAGCATGCCGCTGGGCGCTGCCAATAAGTCGCTTGCCACTGCTGTGGCGCACACGAGTGCAACAACGTCTATAACAACAACGAACACAGCAAGTGCTGAAGGCGCGCATACGAAGCCGAAACCACTGCAAGCGCATACAGCCAGCGGTCTGGCAATACCGCCGCGTAAGCCAATTAGCAGCGTGGCGCCCACATCGGTGACTAGCTCCATACCGAAAATGGTGCCCATTAGTCCTAAGGTGAATCGCGTTGCGCCCAATGTCGTGGCAGCCACCTCGACTGCAACAATAAGtgcagcggcggcagcagcaaaCGCCGCATACCCAGATCGGCCGGCGCTGCCTCCAAAACCAAGCAAAATGTCGCCCACAGAGCACGCGAGTGAACACAATGCAAGCGCTGCGTCAAATGCGCAAGCTACAACAACGCCAGCAACATCAATGCTGAAAAAGCCCGCCGTACACGCCGCGTCAATAGCAACAGCCGCGGCAAGTGAATTGCAACAAGCCACGCAGGGCCTGCAAACGCTCAATATAAATGATAATCTGCCGATTAAGGCGAAACCGCTGACAATACGCAAGCAACCCATGTGCGAGCAACCGCGCCTCAAGCTGAGCAGCAATGTGCCCAAGCCACCGTTGCAAACCGCGCGCAAAATGGATATGCCAGCCGCATCATCGTTCCTCTACCCCGCGGATGGTAGTCAACGCGGCGAACGCGGCAAAGATGCGCAAGAtaacagtaataacaacaataatggtAATCGCTCAACTGTCTCAGGCAGCATCACTTCATCGGCCGCCTCGTCGCCGGAACAGCTGCCGCAGTATTCGCTGCCACAAGTGCCGCCGCCAGCAACCAGTGCGCCAACGACACAGTCACAGCATTCGCCAAACAGCAATTCGCAGACGAGCTCCAGCTTAGACGAGCTGGATAAGATTGAGCACCACAGCGAGGGCGTGAGCGGCATTGAATCCACCACCGATGCAAATGGTATGAAGCGACGCGCCTTATCCACCGGTAGCGCACCAACATCTTCTTCACTATCATCTGCGTCCACCGGCAATGGCAAACCAAAATTGGCGCGTCGTGTGAGCTTCGATCCGCTCGCCTTACTGCTGGACGCCAGTCTCGAGGGTGAACTGGAACTGGTGAAGAAGACCGCAATGCAAGTGGCGAATCCCAGCGCGGCCAATGATGAAGGCATCACCGCACTGCACAACGCCATCTGCGCGGGTCACTTCGACATAGTCAA ATTTCTCGTTGAATTTGGCTGCGATGTCAACGCACAAGATTCCGATGGCTGGACGCCATTACATTGCGCCGCCAGCTGTAACAACTTATCTATGGTGAAATTCTTGGTCGAAAATGGCGCTTGTCTATTCGCCTCGACGCTGTCGGATCATGAAACACCGGCGGAGAAATGCGAAGAAGATGAGGAGGGTTTCGATGGCTGCTCTGAGTATTTATACA GTATTCAAGAGAAACTCGGTATACTTCATAATGGCGAAGTGTATGCGGTATTCTCGTATGATGCTCAAAATAGCGACGAACTAACATTTCAAGTCAACGATCGTCTGATTATTCTGCGTAAGGGCGACGATGCCGAAAGTGAATGGTGGTGGGCCAAGAATGCGAGCGATGAGGAGGGTTATGTGCCCAGAAATCTGTTGGGG